A stretch of Deltaproteobacteria bacterium DNA encodes these proteins:
- a CDS encoding DUF4387 domain-containing protein: protein MTARLSQLAKTIRSKNAGVDKITFDIIFPEKAVYERVKASGAISRESIAKLYGIGLDRISDFVNFDPACAIKFTIYRTRPSGSPGDGDIFGAQQYAPLLDLEVPVEK from the coding sequence ATGACCGCCAGACTTTCCCAGCTTGCCAAGACCATCCGGTCTAAAAACGCGGGTGTTGACAAAATAACCTTTGATATCATATTTCCGGAAAAGGCCGTTTACGAAAGGGTCAAGGCCAGCGGGGCCATAAGCCGGGAGTCCATTGCAAAACTTTATGGAATCGGCCTTGACCGTATATCCGATTTTGTCAACTTCGATCCTGCTTGCGCGATCAAATTCACCATATATCGAACCCGCCCCAGCGGCAGCCCTGGTGACGGAGACATCTTCGGCGCCCAGCAGTATGCACCTCTATTGGATTTGGAGGTTCCGGTAGAGAAGTAA